The following are from one region of the Selenomonadales bacterium genome:
- a CDS encoding epoxyqueuosine reductase QueH has product MNILLHMCCGPCACYPVKTLREQGHTVTGFSYNHNIHPYREFKKRLATAREFAEKVKLPLIVDKSYELEMFLANAMVNIEGRCVSCHEVRLRKAAQVAKENGFDAFTTSLLVSPYQKHDLIRAVGERVAEEEGIKFFYQDFREGWQEGVDISLALELYRQPYCGCIFSEKERYWKPPKNTKK; this is encoded by the coding sequence ATGAATATTTTATTGCATATGTGCTGCGGGCCGTGTGCCTGCTATCCGGTAAAGACGCTAAGGGAGCAAGGTCATACGGTAACGGGATTTTCGTATAATCACAATATCCATCCGTACCGCGAGTTCAAAAAAAGATTGGCTACGGCAAGGGAATTTGCCGAAAAGGTGAAACTGCCGCTCATTGTTGACAAGTCGTATGAATTAGAGATGTTTTTGGCGAATGCCATGGTCAATATCGAAGGTCGTTGTGTATCGTGCCATGAAGTGCGATTGCGCAAAGCGGCGCAAGTTGCCAAAGAAAACGGTTTTGATGCGTTTACGACGTCGCTTCTTGTCAGTCCATATCAGAAACATGACTTGATCCGTGCTGTGGGAGAGCGGGTGGCCGAAGAAGAAGGAATTAAATTTTTTTATCAGGATTTCCGAGAAGGTTGGCAAGAAGGCGTTGATATCAGCCTTGCACTGGAGTTATATCGTCAACCGTATTGCGGTTGTATTTTCAGCGAAAAAGAACGCTACTGGAAACCGCCCAAGAATACCAAAAAATGA
- the ruvB gene encoding Holliday junction branch migration DNA helicase RuvB: MNEERIVAGGQLGMDEWQYSLRPKRLAEYIGQRQAKENLTVFIQAALARKESLDHVLLYGPPGLGKTTLAAIIANEMGVNFRVTSGPAIERAGDLAALLTNLNEGDVLFIDEIHRLSRNVEEVLYSAMEDYALDIVIGKGPSARSIRLDLQPFTLIGATTRAGALAPPLRDRFGVICRLEYYHPDELVCIVKRASEILGIDIEERGAYEIAKRSRGTPRIANRLLKRVRDFAQVKGDGIITDAIADYALALLEVDKIGLDKIDRRVLETIIHKFGGGPVGLDTLAAAISEETATLEDVYEPFLLQLGLINRTARGRVASPAAYRHLGVPMKEPEKE; encoded by the coding sequence ATGAACGAGGAAAGAATTGTCGCGGGCGGACAACTGGGAATGGACGAGTGGCAATACAGTTTGCGCCCGAAGCGATTGGCGGAGTATATCGGACAACGTCAAGCTAAAGAAAATTTAACAGTCTTCATTCAAGCGGCACTTGCGCGCAAGGAATCGCTCGACCATGTGCTTCTTTATGGTCCTCCGGGGCTCGGTAAGACAACGCTTGCGGCGATCATTGCCAATGAGATGGGCGTTAATTTCCGCGTGACGAGCGGGCCTGCGATCGAGCGGGCGGGCGATCTGGCAGCACTGCTCACAAATCTCAATGAAGGTGATGTGCTGTTTATCGACGAGATACATCGTTTGTCGCGCAATGTAGAAGAGGTGCTTTATTCCGCAATGGAAGATTATGCGCTCGATATCGTTATCGGCAAAGGACCGAGTGCACGTTCTATTCGTCTTGATCTCCAACCGTTCACGCTGATTGGGGCGACGACGAGAGCGGGTGCGCTGGCACCGCCGCTTCGTGACCGATTCGGTGTGATCTGTCGATTGGAATATTATCATCCCGATGAGCTTGTCTGTATCGTCAAACGTGCATCCGAGATCCTCGGTATCGATATTGAAGAACGCGGTGCCTATGAGATCGCCAAACGGTCGCGCGGAACGCCGCGTATTGCGAATCGTCTGTTGAAACGTGTACGTGATTTTGCTCAGGTCAAAGGAGACGGTATTATCACCGATGCGATCGCTGACTATGCGTTAGCACTTTTGGAAGTCGATAAGATCGGGCTTGATAAGATCGACCGTCGTGTACTTGAAACGATTATTCACAAATTCGGTGGTGGGCCTGTCGGTCTTGATACGCTTGCGGCCGCTATCAGCGAAGAAACGGCTACACTGGAAGATGTCTATGAGCCGTTCTTATTACAGCTGGGACTTATCAATCGGACGGCGCGTGGACGCGTCGCATCGCCTGCGGCATATCGCCATTTGGGAGTGCCGATGAAAGAGCCAGAAAAAGAGTGA
- the ruvA gene encoding Holliday junction branch migration protein RuvA has translation MIGYVEGTISHAFADSCFVNVGGVGYRVFISASTRNRLKIGQQARLFTYLSVREDAMMLYGFLSQEEYDLFMLLTGISGIGPKVALGILSAIEPQAFCKAVGQKQTSVLVKLPGIGKKTAERIIVELHDKLGQFSSSEEEEVTEEYTVGSADEMTEVVQALVGLGYTQAEVLPVVKRFDLSQPIEVLIKHALREFMKG, from the coding sequence ATGATAGGATATGTAGAAGGAACGATCAGTCATGCGTTTGCCGACTCGTGTTTTGTCAATGTCGGCGGTGTGGGATATCGCGTGTTTATCTCTGCATCGACGCGCAATCGCTTGAAGATCGGTCAACAGGCAAGACTGTTCACTTATTTGAGTGTGCGCGAAGATGCGATGATGTTATACGGATTTTTGTCGCAGGAAGAGTACGATCTTTTTATGCTGCTTACAGGGATATCGGGTATCGGGCCGAAGGTCGCGCTCGGTATTCTGTCTGCTATCGAACCGCAGGCGTTTTGTAAAGCGGTCGGTCAGAAACAGACGTCGGTGCTCGTAAAACTACCGGGTATCGGCAAAAAAACGGCAGAACGTATCATCGTAGAGCTGCATGATAAGCTTGGTCAGTTCTCTTCAAGTGAAGAGGAAGAGGTGACAGAAGAGTATACGGTAGGATCGGCAGACGAGATGACAGAAGTCGTGCAGGCTCTTGTCGGTCTTGGGTATACGCAGGCAGAAGTATTGCCTGTGGTCAAACGGTTTGATCTGTCACAGCCGATAGAGGTATTGATCAAACACGCTCTGCGTGAGTTTATGAAAGGGTAG